A region from the Paenibacillus humicola genome encodes:
- a CDS encoding YpdA family putative bacillithiol disulfide reductase, translated as MHDEQIIIIGAGPCGLAAAIDLQAAGHNPLLIEKRNIVYSISQYPTYMQFFSSPQNLEIGGVPFTTAGEKPSRLEALNYYRTVALRSGVRIRAYETVTAVRPVPGGGFEVQSVTGHGETLTRRASAVIVATGYFDHPNELGIPGEQLEKVSHFFREAHPYTGTEVAIIGGNNSAIDAAIELERAGARVTIVYRGETYSPSIKPWVRPAFESLVNNGRVAIRFSSRVVEITSRDVLIEGPDGSERLPNDFVLALTGFHPDREFLTSIGVTIEPEGYPTFDDETMETNVPGIFLAGVVASRHKANEIFIESGRFHGRKIADYLKKALQAGVD; from the coding sequence ATGCACGACGAACAAATCATCATCATCGGAGCAGGGCCGTGCGGTCTTGCCGCGGCAATCGATTTGCAGGCAGCCGGCCATAACCCGTTACTCATTGAAAAGCGGAACATCGTGTATTCAATTTCCCAGTACCCGACTTACATGCAGTTTTTCAGCTCTCCGCAAAATTTGGAAATCGGCGGCGTTCCGTTCACGACCGCAGGCGAGAAGCCGTCGCGCCTCGAGGCGCTCAATTATTACCGAACGGTTGCGCTCCGCAGCGGCGTGCGCATCCGAGCTTATGAAACGGTTACGGCCGTCCGGCCGGTTCCCGGAGGCGGATTCGAGGTGCAAAGCGTTACCGGGCACGGAGAGACGTTAACCCGCCGCGCATCGGCCGTCATCGTGGCAACCGGCTATTTCGATCATCCGAACGAGCTCGGCATTCCGGGGGAGCAGCTGGAAAAAGTGAGTCATTTTTTCCGCGAAGCGCATCCGTATACCGGTACGGAGGTTGCCATCATCGGCGGGAACAACTCGGCGATCGATGCCGCGATCGAACTGGAACGTGCGGGCGCCCGCGTAACGATCGTGTATCGCGGCGAAACCTACTCGCCCAGCATAAAGCCCTGGGTGCGTCCGGCGTTCGAAAGCCTCGTTAACAATGGCCGGGTAGCCATACGTTTTTCATCGCGCGTCGTAGAAATCACTTCCCGGGACGTCCTCATCGAAGGTCCGGACGGATCGGAACGGCTGCCGAACGATTTTGTGCTGGCGCTCACCGGATTCCATCCGGACCGCGAGTTTCTGACCTCGATCGGCGTTACGATCGAGCCGGAAGGCTATCCGACTTTCGACGATGAGACGATGGAGACGAACGTGCCCGGCATTTTTTTGGCCGGCGTCGTCGCGTCCAGGCACAAGGCGAACGAAATCTTCATCGAATCGGGCCGCTTCCACGGCCGAAAAATTGCCGATTATCTCAAAAAGGCGCTTCAGGCCGGCGTGGACTAA
- a CDS encoding ADP-heptose synthase, producing the protein MRRRFVIEAVMVATYGQLLVPSRPVDFVLPYSTILELYDMKDGAEPVMDDPEDDTHVKQKIAELIGFFEDPFNRKKIERALQMPWRESPPLLLNDTIQFTVVHAVDNAQYGEYFDPIETELVLTSMKLNVPLLSDQFEFQDRLLEAEVPVQIYDIEDYEFAVEEGIAPSEWESSRDL; encoded by the coding sequence ATGCGACGGCGTTTTGTAATCGAAGCCGTAATGGTAGCCACGTATGGACAATTGCTCGTGCCCAGCAGGCCGGTCGATTTTGTCTTGCCCTATTCGACGATTCTGGAGCTTTACGATATGAAGGACGGCGCGGAGCCGGTCATGGACGATCCCGAGGACGACACACACGTCAAGCAGAAAATTGCCGAGCTGATCGGCTTTTTCGAGGATCCGTTCAACCGTAAGAAAATCGAGCGCGCGCTCCAGATGCCGTGGCGCGAAAGTCCGCCGCTCCTGCTCAACGACACCATTCAGTTCACCGTCGTGCACGCGGTGGACAACGCCCAGTACGGCGAATATTTCGATCCGATCGAGACGGAGCTTGTCCTGACGTCGATGAAGCTGAACGTGCCGCTGCTTTCCGACCAATTCGAGTTTCAGGACCGTCTGCTCGAGGCGGAGGTGCCGGTTCAAATTTACGATATCGAGGATTACGAATTTGCGGTCGAGGAAGGGATCGCGCCTTCGGAATGGGAATCCTCGCGGGATTTGTAA
- a CDS encoding ABC transporter ATP-binding protein translates to MNVLLRLVKYLRPSAKWVVLSTLLLMLGTVVDLIAPWLLREIFDKGIQQGSMAVVLTYVFLLAGVQVVKSIGMFWQGRSQELVGQNVVFTLRKQLYDHLQRLSFSYYDKAQTGQLMSRMTGDIEAVKNFIGFGAMMMFMGVLTFAGTIGFMLAMQWQVTLISMVTIPPLMLALWSFNRKVGPAWGQIREQMGRLTTTLQENISGIRVVKAFAREQSEKTKFQGRNEQNFDTNMDRAKIEAKAFPLMGFYGGLTFLIMIWLGGWYVAKGEMTLGTFMAFQWYTWGIIWPLNMLGWQINIFQQAVKAAPRVFEVLDTPVAIASPSANAADPSRIAGNVSFEQVSFHFADQDPDKDNGVLRDITLNVRQGEVVAVLGATGSGKSSLIALLSRFYDVSRGKLRIDGVDVREYELDGLRRKIGIVPQETFLFSASIRDNIAYGVPDATQEQIEWAARKAQIHTFIEQMPYGYDTLIGERGVGLSGGQRQRVALARAILMDPPILVLDEATASVDTATESAIHEALLEVMKGRTTFIIAQRLSSVQRADRIVVLDRGRIVQQGTHKELHAQEGFFRNLFKQQEAAAAR, encoded by the coding sequence ATGAATGTATTGTTACGGCTGGTCAAATATTTGCGGCCGAGCGCCAAATGGGTCGTCCTGTCGACGCTGCTGCTCATGCTGGGTACCGTCGTCGATTTGATCGCTCCCTGGCTGCTGCGGGAAATTTTCGATAAAGGCATTCAGCAGGGAAGCATGGCCGTTGTCCTGACGTACGTGTTTCTGCTCGCGGGCGTTCAGGTCGTCAAAAGCATCGGGATGTTCTGGCAGGGCCGCTCGCAGGAGCTTGTCGGGCAGAACGTCGTGTTCACCCTGCGCAAGCAGCTGTACGACCATCTGCAGCGGCTGTCATTCAGCTACTACGACAAGGCGCAGACCGGACAGCTGATGTCCCGGATGACGGGCGATATCGAGGCGGTCAAAAATTTCATCGGCTTCGGCGCGATGATGATGTTCATGGGCGTGCTGACGTTCGCCGGCACGATCGGGTTTATGCTGGCCATGCAGTGGCAGGTCACCCTGATCAGCATGGTGACCATTCCGCCGCTCATGCTGGCGCTGTGGAGCTTCAACCGGAAGGTCGGGCCGGCCTGGGGGCAGATTCGCGAGCAGATGGGCCGGTTAACCACGACGCTTCAGGAGAACATATCCGGCATCCGCGTCGTCAAAGCGTTCGCGAGGGAACAGTCGGAGAAAACGAAATTTCAGGGCCGGAACGAACAAAATTTCGATACGAACATGGATCGCGCCAAAATCGAGGCGAAGGCGTTTCCGCTGATGGGCTTTTACGGCGGCCTGACGTTTCTGATCATGATCTGGCTCGGTGGCTGGTATGTGGCGAAAGGCGAAATGACGCTCGGCACGTTTATGGCGTTCCAGTGGTATACGTGGGGAATCATTTGGCCGCTCAATATGCTGGGCTGGCAAATCAATATTTTTCAGCAGGCGGTCAAGGCTGCGCCCCGCGTGTTCGAGGTGCTCGACACCCCGGTTGCCATTGCGTCGCCGTCGGCGAATGCGGCCGATCCGTCCCGGATCGCCGGCAATGTATCGTTTGAGCAGGTATCGTTCCATTTTGCCGATCAGGACCCGGACAAAGACAACGGCGTGCTCCGCGACATTACGCTGAACGTCCGGCAGGGCGAAGTCGTGGCCGTGCTCGGCGCGACAGGCTCGGGCAAAAGCAGCCTGATCGCACTGCTGTCCCGCTTCTACGACGTGTCGCGCGGCAAGCTGCGCATCGACGGCGTCGATGTGCGTGAATACGAGCTGGACGGACTCCGCCGGAAAATCGGCATCGTGCCGCAGGAGACGTTTCTGTTCTCGGCTTCGATCCGCGACAACATCGCTTACGGCGTGCCGGACGCGACGCAGGAGCAGATCGAATGGGCGGCGCGCAAGGCGCAAATCCATACCTTCATCGAGCAGATGCCGTACGGCTACGATACGCTGATCGGAGAGCGGGGCGTAGGGCTGTCCGGCGGCCAGCGGCAGCGGGTCGCGCTTGCCCGGGCGATTCTGATGGACCCGCCGATTCTCGTCCTCGACGAAGCGACCGCCAGCGTCGATACGGCGACGGAATCCGCGATTCACGAGGCGCTGCTCGAAGTGATGAAGGGGCGCACGACGTTCATCATCGCACAGCGGCTTTCGTCCGTGCAGCGGGCCGACCGGATTGTCGTGCTGGACCGCGGACGGATCGTCCAGCAGGGGACGCATAAGGAGCTGCACGCGCAGGAAGGGTTTTTCCGGAATCTGTTCAAGCAGCAGGAAGCGGCCGCCGCGCGGTAA
- a CDS encoding ABC transporter ATP-binding protein produces MSQFEWDSDDEIEEKPFNRTYMKRLMRYALPYRSVLGFIIAIVLVNMVLSLAEPLLLGYMIDDGITPKHFAVIHWIGASLLAIRLISWLLGYFHTKMINFTGQRILYDLRQQLFDHLQMLSFRFFDGRPAGKIMSRITNDTNAIGELINGGLITIVMETTHLVGIVAILLWMDWKLALLSFVTMPLLYLIVAKLQPKIEGAWTRSRKTMSAINGNLNETIQGIRVIQAFSRQKTNNARFEQLNANNKQAFMRAVTLESTVWPLVEMIGMLGTCIVIWFGARQVMNEAFTLGFMMAFINYLWRFWGPLSALSKVYSQVLSAMASAERIFEVLDTEPEVKDRSNAREMKPIGGEVVFDNVSFRYGADKPEVLRGVNLHIRPGQRVAIVGPTGAGKSTIVNLLMRFYDATGGRILIDGQDVRDVTLSSLRRQMGIVLQDSFIFSGTIEENLRYGNEEASDEALRAAAGHVRIDRFVSQFADGYDTQVEERGSKLSVGQRQLLAFGRVLLSDPRILILDEATSSVDTETEQHIQEALQHVLHGRTAFIIAHRLSTIRDADLILVVQDGRISEQGTHDELMKTDGLYRKLYTTQFEMQQALALQTGA; encoded by the coding sequence ATGAGTCAATTCGAATGGGATTCCGACGACGAGATTGAAGAGAAGCCGTTTAACCGGACGTACATGAAAAGGCTGATGCGTTACGCGCTGCCCTACCGAAGCGTGCTGGGCTTCATTATCGCGATCGTCCTCGTCAATATGGTGCTTAGTCTGGCCGAGCCGCTGCTGCTCGGGTATATGATCGACGACGGCATCACGCCGAAGCATTTTGCCGTCATTCATTGGATCGGCGCGTCGCTGCTTGCGATCCGGCTGATCAGCTGGCTGCTCGGTTATTTTCACACGAAGATGATCAATTTTACCGGTCAGCGGATTTTGTACGATTTGCGCCAGCAGCTGTTCGATCATTTGCAGATGCTGTCGTTCCGCTTCTTCGACGGAAGGCCGGCGGGAAAAATTATGTCCCGGATTACGAACGACACGAATGCGATCGGCGAGCTTATTAACGGCGGCCTCATTACCATTGTGATGGAGACGACGCATTTGGTCGGCATCGTCGCGATTTTGCTGTGGATGGATTGGAAGCTGGCACTGCTTTCGTTTGTGACGATGCCGCTGCTGTATTTGATCGTCGCCAAGCTGCAGCCGAAGATCGAAGGGGCTTGGACGCGCTCGCGCAAAACGATGTCGGCCATCAACGGCAATCTGAACGAAACGATTCAGGGGATCCGCGTCATCCAGGCGTTTTCCCGCCAAAAGACGAATAACGCGAGGTTCGAGCAGCTGAACGCGAACAACAAACAAGCCTTCATGCGGGCCGTGACGCTGGAATCGACCGTTTGGCCGCTCGTCGAAATGATCGGCATGCTCGGAACCTGCATCGTTATCTGGTTCGGCGCCCGGCAGGTCATGAACGAGGCTTTTACGCTTGGTTTTATGATGGCGTTCATCAATTACCTTTGGCGCTTTTGGGGACCGCTCAGCGCCTTGTCGAAGGTGTACAGCCAGGTGCTGTCCGCCATGGCTTCGGCCGAGCGGATTTTCGAGGTTCTCGATACCGAGCCGGAAGTGAAGGACCGCTCCAACGCGCGGGAGATGAAGCCGATTGGCGGCGAGGTCGTATTCGACAACGTGTCGTTCCGGTACGGAGCGGATAAGCCGGAGGTGCTGCGCGGCGTCAACCTGCATATTCGGCCGGGCCAGCGCGTTGCGATCGTCGGGCCGACCGGCGCAGGCAAAAGCACCATCGTCAACCTGCTGATGCGGTTTTACGACGCGACCGGCGGGCGGATTTTGATCGACGGGCAGGACGTGCGGGACGTGACGCTGTCTTCGCTGCGCCGGCAGATGGGCATCGTGCTGCAGGACTCGTTTATTTTCTCCGGCACCATCGAGGAAAATTTGCGCTACGGCAACGAGGAAGCGTCGGACGAAGCGCTGCGCGCCGCGGCCGGGCATGTCCGGATCGACCGGTTCGTTTCGCAGTTTGCGGACGGCTACGACACACAGGTCGAGGAGCGCGGCTCAAAGCTGTCCGTCGGCCAGCGCCAGCTGCTCGCGTTCGGCCGGGTGCTGCTGTCGGATCCGCGTATTCTCATTTTGGACGAGGCGACGTCGAGCGTCGACACGGAAACGGAGCAGCATATTCAAGAAGCGCTGCAGCATGTGCTGCACGGACGGACCGCCTTCATTATCGCGCACCGGCTGTCGACGATCCGGGATGCCGACCTGATTTTGGTCGTTCAGGACGGCCGGATTTCCGAGCAGGGCACCCACGACGAACTGATGAAGACGGACGGGCTGTACCGCAAGCTGTATACGACGCAATTCGAAATGCAGCAGGCGCTTGCGCTGCAGACAGGCGCGTAG